DNA from Marinagarivorans cellulosilyticus:
TCGTGCGTTCGCTCTTGCCATAGCTTAAAGCGAGCCAGCCGTACCAGTTATCGGTCATGTCTTTATTGATTAGTAAATCAATACCGCTGGCTTTACCTTCTAGGGCATTAATATAGTACTCGCCAGAATCGCCGTCATTATCTGCAATAGCAAGGTCTGATAGTGTTTTATAATAAAGCTCTAAATTCCAATTCCAGCCATCATCGTGTTCTTTAGTAAAGCCAAGCACACTGTGTTTTGATTTAGCGGTGGGTAAATTGGGGTTGCCTACAGAGGGAAACGCAAGCTCTATTTCTGGAAGCCTAGCGTAATGGCCATAACGTGTATTAATTTCTAATGTACTGGTAGCCTGATAACCCAAAGCAAAGCGCGGGAGCGTGAGCGTTTCGTTAGTTAGGTCGTTATGGTATGACTGTGCGCCTATATCTAGCCGTGTACGCTCGGTAATTAACCAAGAGTCATTGATGTAGAAACTACGCTCCTTAATATCGAGGCTGGCGATTTCTGAAATACGCCGCCGCTCGGCAGAGCTACACTGGTCTTGTTTATCTTCAGAGCACAGTAACAAAATTCCTTCATAATCTAGCGTGTACTCACCATCGGTTAATTGAGCACCGAACGTGAGTGTGTGGGCATCGGTAAGTGCATAATCCAATTCCCCTTTTATTATTGTATTTTCGGTGTCAAAAAAACTGTGGTAATTGTCTCCCCAATAGGTTTCGCTGCCTAAATTATTGCGCCCGACGGCCAATTTTACTTGGCTTATTCTATCGCCAAGGTATTTATAGCTAACATGCTGGCCATCGTAATCTTGTTTTATTTTGGCATTGCCGGCAAAGTCTGGATTAATAGCAACAAAGTCGGCTTGCCGTGTTAATTCAGCTTCAACGTAATCTGTAGCACCATTGGCCGAAAAAGCTACTTGATGCTGATCGCTCACATCCCAAACGTATTTGAATTGGTAGTCTTCATCTTGGGGGGCTTCGATTACACGAATGCCTTCGCCTTCCTCTTCGGCATCTTCCTTAGATTGTTCTTGTACCACTAAATGAATCAAGCTTTTGCGCGCAGATAAATAGAAAGCTGAATTTTCGGTAACGCCACCTTCAAGAAAAATACCTGAGCGCAAGAGTGATAAATCTACCGTGCCGCCAATGCGCTGGTTTTTTGGGTCTCTTAGGGTGATATCAAAAGCAGCGCCGGTAACATTGCTAAACGCTGGGCCAAAGCCGGCAGAATACATTTGAAAATCTTGCAGAATATATTCACTGAATATGGAAGAGGAGAAGTTATGAAAAACATACCCAGCCGGTAAAAAGTCGACAAGATATAGGTTATCTGCCGGCGAAGACCCTCGCACCGCAGGTTCGCCACCTTCGCCGCTGGGCACGACGCCGGGCAAGCTAAATACTGCCGAAAGTGGATCGCCAAGTGCGCCGGGTACATCGACCAGCTTCTGGGCGTTTTCCGTAATAATGGTGAAGTCACCTTTTCGCTCGCCTAGCACTATGGTTTCTTCAATAGGTGCTGCAGCTGGTTGCTCTGCGGCAAATACGCTTGAGTTTATCGCTATTGTGAGCGGAGTAAATGCAATAACGGTTTTGAGTAAGAGCTGGGGGAGCGCGGGCATTGCTTTGTCTCCTAGAC
Protein-coding regions in this window:
- a CDS encoding TonB-dependent receptor plug domain-containing protein, yielding MPALPQLLLKTVIAFTPLTIAINSSVFAAEQPAAAPIEETIVLGERKGDFTIITENAQKLVDVPGALGDPLSAVFSLPGVVPSGEGGEPAVRGSSPADNLYLVDFLPAGYVFHNFSSSIFSEYILQDFQMYSAGFGPAFSNVTGAAFDITLRDPKNQRIGGTVDLSLLRSGIFLEGGVTENSAFYLSARKSLIHLVVQEQSKEDAEEEGEGIRVIEAPQDEDYQFKYVWDVSDQHQVAFSANGATDYVEAELTRQADFVAINPDFAGNAKIKQDYDGQHVSYKYLGDRISQVKLAVGRNNLGSETYWGDNYHSFFDTENTIIKGELDYALTDAHTLTFGAQLTDGEYTLDYEGILLLCSEDKQDQCSSAERRRISEIASLDIKERSFYINDSWLITERTRLDIGAQSYHNDLTNETLTLPRFALGYQATSTLEINTRYGHYARLPEIELAFPSVGNPNLPTAKSKHSVLGFTKEHDDGWNWNLELYYKTLSDLAIADNDGDSGEYYINALEGKASGIDLLINKDMTDNWYGWLALSYGKSERTNTLTQETRDYYLDTPWLATWVVNYEFIKNMEIGWRWSARSGQAYTPIIGLDEREDGVVVPVYDEPFSDRLPTYSRLDIRYKWDFQIGRFPSALIVDVINALDQENIESRNLDYDKIEDADSPVVTEDNAGLGILPTVGFRMSF